The following are from one region of the Pseudodesulfovibrio piezophilus C1TLV30 genome:
- a CDS encoding carboxymuconolactone decarboxylase family protein, with protein sequence MNNERYERGLEKLREVDGEMGDKVIEALDAISPDFGRLLIEFPFGDVYSRPQLSLKDRELVTIAALGAMGGCAPQLKVHVNGALNVGWTREEIVESFIQLAVYAGFPAALNALSGAKEVFDERDGND encoded by the coding sequence ATGAACAACGAACGGTATGAACGCGGATTGGAAAAATTACGCGAGGTGGATGGGGAAATGGGCGATAAGGTCATTGAGGCATTGGATGCCATTTCACCAGACTTCGGTCGGCTTTTGATCGAATTCCCTTTTGGTGACGTGTATTCCAGGCCTCAACTGTCGCTCAAGGATCGGGAATTGGTGACGATCGCTGCCCTTGGGGCCATGGGTGGGTGTGCTCCTCAGTTAAAGGTTCATGTCAACGGTGCGCTCAATGTTGGGTGGACTCGGGAAGAGATTGTGGAGTCCTTCATTCAGCTTGCAGTTTATGCCGGTTTCCCTGCTGCGTTGAATGCATTGTCGGGCGCTAAAGAAGTCTTTGATGAACGCGATGGCAATGACTGA
- a CDS encoding LysR substrate-binding domain-containing protein — protein sequence MNTKQMLYFLTVAEELNFRKAAVRLHMTQPPLSMQIATLEEELGVRLFRRDRRRVELTEAGKILAHDTRKILSDIESAQQRAIDVGNGITGRLRVGFVGPAIDGPLAPDLKKFRTQNPEVVFELTEATTEKQIRMVREQELNMGIVRLLGHDTTALACTLYHAETYVLAVPQDHLLANEKSVSLTQLDNEPLIFFPRHINPTLHDAWITAFAKAQARMRRVQQTVTKHTSVALVAAGHGVALVPESTARTGRAGVRFIPLRGIVPTLEIHLIHDQRRLFPLADSFHHFLLNQPK from the coding sequence ATGAACACAAAACAGATGCTCTACTTCCTGACTGTTGCCGAAGAATTGAATTTCAGAAAAGCAGCGGTACGCTTGCATATGACACAACCACCGCTCTCGATGCAGATTGCTACGCTGGAAGAAGAACTCGGAGTGCGCCTTTTCAGGCGAGACAGGCGGCGAGTGGAGTTGACTGAGGCCGGAAAAATTCTTGCCCACGATACGCGAAAGATTCTCTCTGATATAGAATCGGCCCAACAGCGAGCCATAGACGTCGGTAACGGAATAACAGGCCGCTTGCGTGTGGGATTTGTCGGCCCGGCCATAGATGGCCCCCTTGCCCCTGACTTGAAAAAATTTCGGACCCAAAATCCTGAAGTTGTTTTTGAATTAACAGAGGCAACAACGGAAAAACAAATTCGCATGGTCCGGGAACAGGAACTGAATATGGGGATAGTACGTCTTCTCGGGCATGATACCACAGCCCTCGCCTGTACCCTCTACCATGCAGAAACATACGTCCTCGCAGTTCCACAGGACCATCTCCTTGCCAATGAGAAATCTGTCTCCCTGACACAACTCGATAATGAGCCACTTATCTTCTTTCCAAGGCACATCAATCCAACCCTACACGACGCATGGATTACAGCCTTTGCCAAGGCTCAAGCACGAATGCGGAGAGTCCAGCAAACAGTCACCAAGCATACGTCCGTAGCTCTGGTTGCTGCCGGGCATGGGGTGGCTCTTGTTCCGGAGTCCACAGCGCGTACCGGACGCGCTGGAGTTCGATTTATCCCGCTGCGAGGAATAGTGCCCACTCTCGAGATCCACTTGATCCATGATCAGCGAAGGCTTTTCCCTCTGGCCGACTCCTTCCACCACTTTCTCCTTAACCAACCAAAATGA